From Ictalurus punctatus breed USDA103 chromosome 2, Coco_2.0, whole genome shotgun sequence:
CATATTACATTCTAGGTGAAGGCAGCATGAATGAAAACTCAGACAGTGACATGATTATATACAacatacaatttaaaaatatgaagaaaaaaaaaagtcagctgCTCAGCGGATTTCCACCACCTTGAAAAATTTTGgttaatttgcataaaataaagGAAATTATAAAACGGTCCAAGTTTCaaagttctctttttttccatatttaatACATCTGTACATGCATGATCTTCAACAAATACTTTAGGAAagcacttttttcttctttcacttttaaatttaaaaaaaaaaatcttgagtTCTGTATGCTCTTTGTGTTATATACTGCCCAGTCCTACTAAACTGTGATAAAGAATAATTTCCTAAAGGCCCACTGAAGCAAAAACTCTTCAAGGGAAAATAATGCTCCTGACCTCcctgtatggatggatggatggatgaatgttcCTAACACTGAACTAATAGGAAAATCCTGAAAGAAGCACAGCCATGATGAGCAATCAAACAGACACTTTACAGATGATGTCCTTTTTGAAAATTTTTGGAATGGTTCACTTTCATTTCAATAACCATCATCCCTCCAGATCTCTCATCAAACCACAGAGTTGACAAGAGTTTCATCTTAGGTACAATATAATGTAGGCCACCATTAGAAAATGTATAGTCAAAACATTGTGCAAAAATATCTTTAGCTGTGAGTGCTGCTCTTATTTCAAAGCTAGTTCCTAACAACAGATAAGCATTACACGCTCAGTAcgtaaaattttgtgtttcaaTCTAAAAGCCAAGTACCGTAAGAGAAAAACTACACAACTGTGTAGGAGCTTATTGGCCAATAAGTGATCTGTGAAAAGTTCAGCTCAGTCATTCAGTGAAAATGTCAACAAAATGTGTCATGATATACCTACACACACGAAAAACAGACAAATGATCAGGAAGGGCTTTAAACACTAAGTGTGTCAAGCACAACAGGTTCCTTCAATTCCACAGACTCAAAAACAGTTCATGGAGGTGTGAAAGACAGTAATGTTTCATCTGCTGAAGTCTAGGAAGCGAACAAAAATAGAGGATGTTGATTCCAGTGATTCACTCTGTGCAGATTCTCTTCAAAGAAATTATGTTGCCTGAGAAGCTTATCACAGCCTTCGAGGCAAGTGTCTGAATTCTCTTTAACACTTACAAAATGTGTCCTTTTAGTCTAAATACTGCATCCAATCAGTTTTagtctttctctccatcttcacTGCTTCCTGAGCAAGACATCACAAGACAAATTAACTAATCATGTGCAGACAGTAGCACTATTATATAAATCCAAGGCAAAcagtgggcctcatttatcaagcttttacagatttactttatttaagTTTCAGTAAACAGCTATTTAACTTGTTAATGTAACCTGTActgttgcaatcaaaattattctaaccccattgtaaatcaggtttattgtcaaaatgtaaagactttcagctgtttgcaatgaacaaatcaaacaaaagcaagtgaaatTCTTCGACAAattcttcaagtggtttccccaaattcaactgaaaatgcaacttataatgacttctctagtctcaaaattattcaactccttcacagcaagcatctttagtacttagtagagcacccttttgctgttatgaccttcTGAAAACGAGATCCATAGCTTCTgccagcattcctgaggaatttTAGTCCATTGCTCATGAGCAATGACCTCCAATTCAgtgatattcttgggtttgcatgctgcaaccaccttcttcatatcccaccagagattttctatggggttcaagtcaggtgactgtgatggccctgtagaatcttccaggacttttTCTGCAActaagccttggtggaatttgaggtatgcttgggatcattgtcctgttggaaggtccagtgacatccaagcttcagcttcctcacagacggcatgacgttttctcctaggatttcctgatacatcaatgaatccatcttgccttccacacgcttcagttttccagtgccagaggatgcaaggcagccccagagcatcaccaatccaccaccatgcttgactgtggacagagtgttctttcttccttcttgttcctccagacataccgctgatacATCGTgcagaaaagttccagttttgtttcatctggccacagaacagaatcccaaaacttctgtggcttatttatacgattttgagctgacttttcttgtgcttttgggtcagtagtggtgtacgtcttggagttctggcatagAAATCTTCTGCTTTTAGGacatgccttactgtgctcactgaaacctcagtgcctgttgccaacaactcttgctgcaggtcttttgcagtcactcaaggggttttcacaacctgccttctcagaaatctggttgcagcttcctttttctgccccatccaggtatttcatacattttatgcccctagccagttcaggtatttcatgtgttccagctcaagcacacctggtacaactaatgaagcccttgattagttgcatgaggtgtgcttgagacaacacctgttttgcatatctgtgctgtttatgagggattctgttcagggggttgaataatttttaaaccttagaagtcattataagttgcattttcagttgagtttgtggaaaccacttgaagcgtttgttgtgttgaactatttcaattgcttttgtttgatttgttcactgcaaacagctgaaagtctgttctGGCTAGACATTAATGTGCGAGCGTGAGTGACTCACCTCCTTGTTCAATGTCTGAGTCTGTGAGGTGGGTGAGGGAGAAGCTGGCGATGTTTGCTGGAGAGATGGAGAAGCGGGAGTATGTGTTGGAGCTGTTCCAGCTCTGCTCAGAGGAGCGACTTGCAGGGGGTGGGGAGAAGTACGCTGTTGTGGCCTTGCTTGCAGACTTATCACTTCCTGACTTAGGGAGAAAGGAGGGCTCTGGAGAGAAGTCATCGTCCCACTCAAACGCACCACCTGTGAAGCAAAGTTATAATTTTCAGGTTCTTATTATTAGGACTTAAGGTTAAGGAAACGTTTTGCAAAACGCACTGTCAGCAAAACATCAGAGATGTATTTAAAACTGTCACCACCGTCATTACCTTCTTCATCTGTGGAACTTTCTGAGTTGGTAAATCTGTTTAGGTAACTGGAGGAGGCCACCGGGCTGCTAAACTCGGACACCTGGCTGTTGGAGCCTGAGATGTGCTCTCCAAGCTCCTTTGTAGGGGTTTCCTGTTTGGATAGGAATTAATTTATAGTCTGTATGCTTTGTGTGCAAAACAGGGATATTAtagtattcatttaaaattcagAATACAATTCTCTCTAGCTATTTTATGTGTGGTGGTGTTAGTTTCTATTAGTTACATTTTTTTGCCTATGTTACTGCTGTATTTTAGATATGTATAccctttattatatataataacccAGGTGTGAAATTATCTACTGTTAAACTACATGCGAGCAATATTGTACCTGGTCAAAGAGATaaacagtgacatcatcaaagaAGGACACAACTCTTCTGTTTTCTGTGTTACTATTTGATGCTGTTGAGGATTTGTCTGTCTGGAGTGATTTAGGTTTTAACAAGCTTTTGAGGTTGCAGGCGTCACTGTTGTCGGACACTATAACAGGCACCGGATGCACAGCATCATCCTCGCTTTCAGATCCAGAACTGTGCAGTCTGTATGCGCACATGTCATCATCTGAGTCATCACTGTTCTCGTCCTCCTCATCAGCATCCATGCCATCTTCTGAACATCCGGTCACTGCAGCGCCATCCAGCTTGCCAAGGTATCTTCCTTCCATATCAGGCTCCTTTTTCTTTGGACCTTCCCCAGCGTAAGTCCTCACTAGTTTTGGATGGACTACATTTTCAGCTAAAGGCTTTACTGAGGTAGAGGATGTATCTTCATGAGCTTCACGGGTAAAACTGGAATGAGGTGAATCTGTTAAGAGATCAGAGAAGGATTCCAACCTCTCTTCTTTCAGAGTTAAATCAGACGCTGGCTTTTCTTTATCCCATTCTTCTTCTGGACTCAAGACTAGCTCTGGTTGGACAGTCTTTCTGGACACATTTACATCAGCATCAAGTGTACAACCGACATGTTCTTGCTGATCACCAGATGCTACACATTCCGGGAGAGCCAAGATCCTTTCTGTCGAACCACTCATATGATCAGTGGAAGAGTTCTCAACCCAAGGGGATGCATCAGCAGGAGTTCCACCGCTGATGTCATCACTCTTCTTATCCAGTTCCTCATTGTCAGAGAAGTAAGCAGAGTCTCTATAGCTACTACCAACAGGTACATCACCAATTTCTTGGTGCAGACCATCTCCATTTTCCTGAACATCAGGTACACTGTCCACTTCAGACACTATTATTTCTGGAGGAGCCAGcattgcagcagcagcaggctcTTCTTTAGCACTATTTACATTTTCCTCTGAGACATCGTCTGTGCTTGGTTGAGAATTCCACTCAGGTGATTCAATGTTCTCTGTTTCATATCCACTGTCAGCAGGTCTGTAAGGTGGTTGGAGCTTATGAATGAAAGGATCCAGTGCTTTCACATGCCCCACCTCTCTATGCATGTCCAGAGAATCCAATGAATCAGGGGTTTCAGCTGAATTCTCAACAGCTGGTAAAGTGAATGAAATGCTGTCCTCCAGAAGGCTGTCCTGGCTGATCTGGTCCAAACAAGAGTCCAAGATCAATGGTGAGGACATATCCTGAGAAACATGGTTGTCTACAAAGCATTCTTCCTGAGCTTCTTGCAATGGAGCATCTTCGATTTTGCTGAGGACATCCCCATCTGAAAGCATGTCACTGAAGGAGTCACTACTTGTTAAGCCTTCAGTTATACCACTATCTACTCCTTCTGTAGATTTATCTACAGGTGAAGAGAGCTGGCTCTTCTGCTCAGAACACTCTCCTACAATGTCCTGCCTGCTCTCCTCAGAGACATTGAAGCATTCTTCAAGACCAGAGGTATTGGCATCTGTGCACAAATTGTCTGTGGCGGCACTTTCATCATTAAACTGATGACTATCGGTTGGATTTGGATCAGCGCTCTCAGAGGTAGACTCAGGAGTAGAATAAATCCAACCACCTAATTTAGCATGTTCCTCATTTGAAGAGCCAGTTATGTCTGGCAGCTGGTTGCTACAGGTTTCCTCTGTTGAGAATATATCTGAAGGCACCAgtgttttactttcttttaaaGGTGAAAGGAAATCTCTTAAAATTGGATTGACCAAGTCTAAGAATTCCTCCCTAAGCTGTGCAGAAGTTACTACAGATTCTGAGGGGTCATCAGTACCATTCAAATTATTTGTGGTATTTACATCATCGAAGAGGCTTAGCGATGCATCTGTTTCCTGCATGTCTCTGGGCTCTGGAAATCCAGAGTGCTCTTTAATGAGGCTGTTTTCTTTAAGAAACGCAAAGTTGTCCAAAAGTTTCTCTGTGTTTAGAAGCTTTATTACATCCGCATTCCCTCCATCAAAGTCTCCTGAATGAAGAGCTTCTTGTTCGTTACCTAAAAAAGAAGTGCTCAGACCTTCATTCTCCATTGTGCCCTTGGTGTCACCATGAAAAGATCGGATCTCCGGGAGCTCCATGAAACCACTTCTGAACGAATGAGGTTCTTCCAATTTTGAATCTTTCTCACTGAAAATGTCTGCTTGGTAAGGACTCTCATGTTCACTTGAGGACCATATATGGCTGTCCTGAAGAAACGAGTCTTTAGAGTCTATGCTTTGATGAAAGAAATCTGCATCTGTGCTAGACTCATCTAACTTAACGTCCTGTAAGACGATGTACTGCTCCTTGTTTGACGCAGCGGCTCCCTCAGCGCTCTGACTGTCCATGACTCCAAGGTCACTTTCATCTTGCTCCTCTAACTGAATGTAGTACTCATTCCCAGAGTTGCCCTCTCGTGCATCAAACACTGGCAGGGTCCCTGGGACTCTTTCAGCCTCTGCTTCACCTCCAGTTTCTGGGAAATGAGCCTGGATGTCTTGCCGCGGCACTGGAAAGAACATGCTGTGGTAATTGAGAGTGGTTTCCATGGAAGAACGAGTGTGGCTGTCATAGTGGTCATGTCTTGCAGCTTCCCACACGTACTCAAAACTGAGACCATGACTCGTCTCGGTCACGGTGAGCACCTCATCCGGTTCTCTGCCATCATCAAACTGCTCTAAGAT
This genomic window contains:
- the lmtk2 gene encoding serine/threonine-protein kinase LMTK2 isoform X2, translated to MARLRVWILLLGAVLLELAQLCEGAPLPRAQSGDSADEPHFPLNLLLVASVSVLVTTVVVLLNCVTCCKEREINFKEFEDNFEDEIDFTPPAEDTPSMQSPAEVYTLAVPQVPMPGPPHLQLPRIAEVSTGPHVARHTLSYIQEIGSGWFGKVLLSEIYSEPSITRVVVKELKANASSKEQNDFLQQGDPYRVLRHPNILLCLGQCVEAIPFLLVFEYSELGDLRNYVTQNEWLYRNGELLQLQKMACEIAAGLTHLHKHNFLHSDLALRNCYLTTDMTVKIGDYGIGHSRFKEDYITTEEDQCVALRWLAPELVGDLHGGVITSEQTKPGNVWALGVTLWELFERGTHPYTHLSDKEVLHHVIRDQQIKLLKPHLDLPYSERWYEVLQFCWLPADKRATAEEIHRLLTYLRMQGQKEIEDDFEQRWSSLKPNPSARQTTVSHSSFPILEQFDDGREPDEVLTVTETSHGLSFEYVWEAARHDHYDSHTRSSMETTLNYHSMFFPVPRQDIQAHFPETGGEAEAERVPGTLPVFDAREGNSGNEYYIQLEEQDESDLGVMDSQSAEGAAASNKEQYIVLQDVKLDESSTDADFFHQSIDSKDSFLQDSHIWSSSEHESPYQADIFSEKDSKLEEPHSFRSGFMELPEIRSFHGDTKGTMENEGLSTSFLGNEQEALHSGDFDGGNADVIKLLNTEKLLDNFAFLKENSLIKEHSGFPEPRDMQETDASLSLFDDVNTTNNLNGTDDPSESVVTSAQLREEFLDLVNPILRDFLSPLKESKTLVPSDIFSTEETCSNQLPDITGSSNEEHAKLGGWIYSTPESTSESADPNPTDSHQFNDESAATDNLCTDANTSGLEECFNVSEESRQDIVGECSEQKSQLSSPVDKSTEGVDSGITEGLTSSDSFSDMLSDGDVLSKIEDAPLQEAQEECFVDNHVSQDMSSPLILDSCLDQISQDSLLEDSISFTLPAVENSAETPDSLDSLDMHREVGHVKALDPFIHKLQPPYRPADSGYETENIESPEWNSQPSTDDVSEENVNSAKEEPAAAAMLAPPEIIVSEVDSVPDVQENGDGLHQEIGDVPVGSSYRDSAYFSDNEELDKKSDDISGGTPADASPWVENSSTDHMSGSTERILALPECVASGDQQEHVGCTLDADVNVSRKTVQPELVLSPEEEWDKEKPASDLTLKEERLESFSDLLTDSPHSSFTREAHEDTSSTSVKPLAENVVHPKLVRTYAGEGPKKKEPDMEGRYLGKLDGAAVTGCSEDGMDADEEDENSDDSDDDMCAYRLHSSGSESEDDAVHPVPVIVSDNSDACNLKSLLKPKSLQTDKSSTASNSNTENRRVVSFFDDVTVYLFDQETPTKELGEHISGSNSQVSEFSSPVASSSYLNRFTNSESSTDEEGGAFEWDDDFSPEPSFLPKSGSDKSASKATTAYFSPPPASRSSEQSWNSSNTYSRFSISPANIASFSLTHLTDSDIEQGGSSEDGEKD
- the lmtk2 gene encoding serine/threonine-protein kinase LMTK2 isoform X1, whose amino-acid sequence is MARLRVWILLLGAVLLELAQLCEGAPLPRAQSAGDSADEPHFPLNLLLVASVSVLVTTVVVLLNCVTCCKEREINFKEFEDNFEDEIDFTPPAEDTPSMQSPAEVYTLAVPQVPMPGPPHLQLPRIAEVSTGPHVARHTLSYIQEIGSGWFGKVLLSEIYSEPSITRVVVKELKANASSKEQNDFLQQGDPYRVLRHPNILLCLGQCVEAIPFLLVFEYSELGDLRNYVTQNEWLYRNGELLQLQKMACEIAAGLTHLHKHNFLHSDLALRNCYLTTDMTVKIGDYGIGHSRFKEDYITTEEDQCVALRWLAPELVGDLHGGVITSEQTKPGNVWALGVTLWELFERGTHPYTHLSDKEVLHHVIRDQQIKLLKPHLDLPYSERWYEVLQFCWLPADKRATAEEIHRLLTYLRMQGQKEIEDDFEQRWSSLKPNPSARQTTVSHSSFPILEQFDDGREPDEVLTVTETSHGLSFEYVWEAARHDHYDSHTRSSMETTLNYHSMFFPVPRQDIQAHFPETGGEAEAERVPGTLPVFDAREGNSGNEYYIQLEEQDESDLGVMDSQSAEGAAASNKEQYIVLQDVKLDESSTDADFFHQSIDSKDSFLQDSHIWSSSEHESPYQADIFSEKDSKLEEPHSFRSGFMELPEIRSFHGDTKGTMENEGLSTSFLGNEQEALHSGDFDGGNADVIKLLNTEKLLDNFAFLKENSLIKEHSGFPEPRDMQETDASLSLFDDVNTTNNLNGTDDPSESVVTSAQLREEFLDLVNPILRDFLSPLKESKTLVPSDIFSTEETCSNQLPDITGSSNEEHAKLGGWIYSTPESTSESADPNPTDSHQFNDESAATDNLCTDANTSGLEECFNVSEESRQDIVGECSEQKSQLSSPVDKSTEGVDSGITEGLTSSDSFSDMLSDGDVLSKIEDAPLQEAQEECFVDNHVSQDMSSPLILDSCLDQISQDSLLEDSISFTLPAVENSAETPDSLDSLDMHREVGHVKALDPFIHKLQPPYRPADSGYETENIESPEWNSQPSTDDVSEENVNSAKEEPAAAAMLAPPEIIVSEVDSVPDVQENGDGLHQEIGDVPVGSSYRDSAYFSDNEELDKKSDDISGGTPADASPWVENSSTDHMSGSTERILALPECVASGDQQEHVGCTLDADVNVSRKTVQPELVLSPEEEWDKEKPASDLTLKEERLESFSDLLTDSPHSSFTREAHEDTSSTSVKPLAENVVHPKLVRTYAGEGPKKKEPDMEGRYLGKLDGAAVTGCSEDGMDADEEDENSDDSDDDMCAYRLHSSGSESEDDAVHPVPVIVSDNSDACNLKSLLKPKSLQTDKSSTASNSNTENRRVVSFFDDVTVYLFDQETPTKELGEHISGSNSQVSEFSSPVASSSYLNRFTNSESSTDEEGGAFEWDDDFSPEPSFLPKSGSDKSASKATTAYFSPPPASRSSEQSWNSSNTYSRFSISPANIASFSLTHLTDSDIEQGGSSEDGEKD